In Calothrix sp. PCC 7507, one DNA window encodes the following:
- the cruF gene encoding gamma-carotene 1'-hydroxylase CruF, producing MRQLVIAERVCLIGHIVSMVFGLVGILLVVPNAEVILNLSEVGQTAMQWSMAGGGVVYMILGAVAVFLYALRTLGLGRALAFLLPSVFISLGSELLGTSTGFPFGHYSYLSGLGYKIAGLVPFTIPLSWFYVGCVAYLLARAGLEVDKKPSLWRHVGAIALGALLLTSWDFVLDPAMSQTSLPFWYWQQPGPFFGMPYQNFVGWMGTGSVFMTVAALLWRNNPITIERSQLKVPLVVYLSNFGFATVMSLAAGFSIPVLLGLLLGVAPAVTLWWKGANASTQTQFTTVEPVTPEISVANVKVALK from the coding sequence ATGAGACAACTTGTTATTGCGGAACGCGTATGCCTCATTGGTCATATCGTGTCAATGGTGTTTGGATTGGTAGGAATACTACTAGTTGTACCTAATGCCGAAGTAATTTTGAACCTATCTGAGGTTGGACAAACCGCCATGCAGTGGAGTATGGCGGGAGGCGGTGTAGTTTATATGATTTTGGGTGCGGTTGCCGTATTCCTGTATGCTTTAAGGACATTGGGTTTAGGTCGCGCTTTAGCGTTTCTGCTGCCATCGGTATTTATTTCCTTGGGCAGTGAACTCTTGGGAACTAGCACTGGGTTTCCTTTTGGTCACTATAGTTACCTGAGCGGCTTGGGGTATAAAATTGCAGGTTTAGTACCCTTTACGATTCCCTTGTCTTGGTTTTATGTGGGATGCGTTGCTTACCTACTAGCTAGAGCTGGTTTAGAAGTTGACAAAAAACCTAGCTTGTGGCGTCATGTAGGGGCGATCGCTTTGGGTGCGTTGTTACTCACCTCTTGGGATTTTGTACTTGATCCCGCCATGAGCCAAACCTCTCTACCCTTCTGGTATTGGCAGCAACCGGGGCCATTCTTTGGTATGCCCTACCAAAACTTTGTTGGTTGGATGGGTACTGGATCGGTGTTTATGACTGTAGCTGCACTGTTGTGGAGAAACAACCCAATCACAATAGAGCGATCGCAGCTTAAGGTGCCTTTGGTAGTTTATTTAAGCAACTTTGGCTTTGCCACAGTAATGAGCTTGGCTGCAGGCTTTTCTATCCCTGTATTGCTCGGTTTATTACTTGGTGTCGCTCCTGCTGTCACACTCTGGTGGAAAGGTGCAAACGCCAGCACACAAACCCAATTCACCACAGTAGAACCAGTAACTCCAGAAATTTCAGTAGCTAATGTCAAAGTAGCCTTGAAATAG
- the cruG gene encoding 2'-O-glycosyltransferase CruG yields MTDVSILLLLIQLPATAILLSRLVKGPRRYPPIQPQQPTPDLLGTVSVVVPTLNEALRISPLLAGLTCQSYEVREIIVVDSKSRDGTPDLVKAAQQRDPRFRLLTDDPLPPGWVGRPWALHNGFLQSAAASQWFLGMDADTVPDPGLVAGLVQTATTQGYDLVSLSPQFVLKYPGECWLQPALLMTLLYRFDPAGINTEQPERVMANGQCFLCRRSVLAAVDGYSSASSSFCDDVTLARYIAAQGFKVGFLDGAKVLKVRMYEGALETWKEWGRSLDLKDASPRGQIWGDLWLLSAVQGLPLLVVLSYLVFSPSLSPSPLLLLLGLNIFLLVIRFAMLLAIAPSYDRKDAKGGWLFWLSPFADPLAVLRIFLSAFHTPREWRGRKYS; encoded by the coding sequence ATGACAGACGTTTCGATACTATTACTACTTATCCAGTTACCAGCAACAGCAATTCTGCTTTCACGCTTGGTAAAAGGCCCAAGACGCTATCCCCCCATTCAACCCCAACAACCCACACCAGACCTCTTGGGTACTGTCAGTGTTGTTGTGCCTACACTTAACGAAGCGCTGCGTATTAGCCCCTTGTTAGCTGGCTTAACTTGTCAAAGCTACGAAGTGCGAGAGATTATCGTTGTAGATAGCAAGTCTCGAGATGGTACTCCTGATTTAGTCAAAGCTGCACAGCAAAGAGATCCTCGGTTTCGCCTGCTAACAGATGATCCCCTACCTCCTGGTTGGGTGGGTCGTCCTTGGGCGTTGCATAATGGCTTTTTGCAGAGTGCAGCAGCAAGTCAATGGTTTTTAGGAATGGATGCTGATACTGTACCCGATCCTGGTTTGGTGGCTGGTTTAGTGCAGACAGCCACAACCCAGGGATATGATTTGGTGTCTCTTTCACCCCAATTCGTCCTCAAGTATCCAGGAGAATGTTGGCTACAACCAGCTTTGTTGATGACTCTGCTTTACCGATTTGACCCGGCTGGTATCAATACAGAACAACCAGAAAGGGTGATGGCAAATGGTCAGTGCTTTTTGTGCCGTCGCTCTGTCTTAGCTGCTGTGGATGGTTACAGTAGTGCGAGTAGTTCCTTTTGTGATGATGTCACCTTGGCGCGGTATATTGCCGCCCAAGGGTTTAAGGTGGGCTTTTTAGATGGTGCAAAGGTGTTAAAGGTGCGGATGTATGAAGGTGCTTTAGAGACGTGGAAAGAATGGGGGCGCAGTCTTGACCTGAAAGATGCATCTCCCCGTGGGCAAATTTGGGGAGATTTATGGTTACTCTCAGCAGTTCAGGGTCTACCGTTATTGGTTGTCCTCAGTTACCTTGTCTTTTCTCCTTCTCTTTCCCCCTCTCCCCTGCTCCTCTTACTGGGATTAAATATATTTCTCTTGGTAATTCGCTTTGCTATGCTATTGGCGATCGCACCTTCTTATGATCGCAAAGATGCTAAAGGTGGCTGGTTGTTCTGGCTTTCCCCCTTCGCTGACCCTTTAGCAGTATTACGAATTTTCTTATCTGCATTCCACACTCCCAGAGAGTGGCGGGGAAGGAAATATAGTTAG
- the rnhA gene encoding ribonuclease HI — protein sequence MSTQHKIQSIYTDGACTGNPGPGGWGTVVYFSDDSIHEMGDAASHTTNNKMEIQAAIAALQYLQASGQTEPITLYTDSEYVIKSITQWMKGWKKRGWKKADGNPVQNQDLLQILDDLNSDLAVNWQHVRGHSGNIGNERCDAIARAFANGKIPSLQQSSPLDSQPSLPPKNEINVAKVPDSHANSTIINNKEQEISTLASDITIMESHITPTAAAIDEKPPELRVTQLRNLVETLRIADEIANKGYLITSSELADLMDVHASAVTSRGDQWRWRNWIVSRVRREGNQILWELERGDQVGGESE from the coding sequence ATGTCCACTCAACATAAAATCCAAAGCATATACACTGATGGCGCTTGCACAGGTAATCCTGGCCCTGGCGGTTGGGGTACTGTCGTCTATTTTAGTGATGATTCGATTCACGAAATGGGCGATGCAGCTTCCCACACCACTAATAATAAAATGGAGATCCAAGCAGCGATCGCTGCTCTCCAATACCTGCAAGCATCAGGACAAACTGAACCCATCACCCTTTATACCGACAGCGAATATGTAATTAAATCCATTACCCAGTGGATGAAAGGCTGGAAAAAAAGAGGCTGGAAAAAGGCTGATGGTAATCCTGTCCAAAACCAAGACCTGTTGCAAATTTTGGATGACCTCAATAGCGACTTAGCGGTAAACTGGCAACATGTCCGGGGTCATTCTGGTAACATAGGTAACGAGCGCTGTGATGCGATCGCCCGCGCCTTCGCTAATGGCAAAATCCCATCCCTGCAACAATCTTCCCCTCTAGACTCCCAGCCATCTCTACCACCAAAAAATGAGATAAATGTAGCAAAAGTGCCTGATTCTCACGCTAACTCTACAATAATTAACAACAAGGAACAAGAAATCAGTACTCTTGCATCAGATATAACCATTATGGAGTCACATATCACACCTACTGCCGCTGCAATTGATGAAAAACCACCTGAGTTGAGGGTGACACAACTACGCAACTTAGTAGAAACGTTGCGTATTGCTGACGAAATCGCCAACAAAGGCTACTTAATCACCAGTTCTGAACTAGCAGACCTCATGGATGTTCACGCCAGCGCTGTCACCAGTCGCGGCGACCAATGGCGCTGGCGCAACTGGATAGTCTCACGGGTAAGACGTGAAGGTAATCAAATTCTCTGGGAACTAGAACGTGGCGATCAAGTTGGAGGGGAAAGCGAGTAA